A window of Desulfopila inferna contains these coding sequences:
- a CDS encoding type 1 glutamine amidotransferase domain-containing protein, whose product MKILMVLTSHDKLGDTGLKTGFWLEEFASPYFVFKDQSFEVTLASPQGGQPPLDPKSDEPDFQTAATARFRKDEQAQKALANTLRLDSIKSEDFDAVFYPGGHGPLWDLAEDKHSISLIEEFHQKGKPLGLVCHAPGVLRHAKNAQKEHLVKGKKVTGFSNTEEEAVQLTNVVPFLVEDMLKQNEGVYCKGEDWGNYVVIDENLVTGQNPASSEAAALGIVELLSR is encoded by the coding sequence ATGAAAATTTTAATGGTTCTTACATCACATGATAAACTGGGCGATACAGGTTTAAAGACCGGTTTCTGGTTAGAAGAATTTGCTTCACCATACTTCGTCTTTAAAGACCAGTCTTTTGAAGTTACATTGGCATCCCCGCAAGGAGGACAGCCCCCGCTCGACCCCAAAAGTGATGAGCCTGACTTCCAGACAGCGGCTACAGCTCGTTTTCGAAAAGATGAGCAGGCCCAAAAGGCTCTTGCCAACACCCTCCGTTTAGATTCGATCAAGTCAGAAGATTTTGATGCCGTTTTTTACCCTGGTGGTCACGGGCCGCTTTGGGATTTGGCTGAAGATAAGCATTCTATTTCTCTGATTGAGGAGTTTCACCAGAAAGGCAAACCGCTGGGACTTGTCTGTCATGCCCCCGGAGTTCTACGCCATGCTAAAAATGCCCAAAAAGAACATTTAGTTAAAGGGAAAAAAGTAACCGGGTTCAGCAATACTGAAGAAGAAGCTGTTCAGCTGACCAACGTTGTTCCTTTTCTAGTGGAAGATATGCTCAAACAAAATGAGGGAGTGTACTGCAAAGGTGAAGATTGGGGGAATTATGTGGTGATTGACGAAAACCTGGTAACTGGCCAGAACCCGGCATCCTCAGAAGCTGCTGCTTTAGGCATTGTTGAACTTCTCAGCCGTTAA
- a CDS encoding NADP-dependent oxidoreductase: MGQNENINRRIVLASRPKGAPSQDNFRLEEIAIPMTGEGEVLLRSIYLSLDPYMRGRMSDAPSYAPPVDVNSVMVGATVCQIEDSRNPNFERGEWVLAYSGWQLYSVSDGSDLTKLGKNPEKPSFALGILGMPGFTAYMGLLDIGKPKPGDTLVVAAATGPVGATVGQIGKLKGCRAVGVAGGPEKCRYAKETLGFDECLDHKDPDFADMLKQACPDGIDIYYENVGGKVFDGVLPLLNVGARIPVCGLVSRYNATKLPDGPDRLSLLMGTILVKRIKVQGFIIFDDYGHRYDEFARDMTEMLGTGKIHYREQIVEGLESAPQAFMGLLEGKNFGKLVIKVNNEL, encoded by the coding sequence ATGGGACAAAATGAAAATATAAATCGACGGATTGTGCTTGCTTCCCGCCCGAAAGGTGCACCATCTCAAGACAATTTTCGGTTAGAAGAAATTGCAATACCAATGACGGGAGAAGGAGAGGTCTTGTTGCGGAGTATCTACCTATCACTTGATCCTTATATGCGCGGCCGGATGAGTGATGCGCCATCTTACGCTCCGCCTGTAGATGTCAATTCCGTAATGGTTGGTGCTACTGTCTGTCAAATTGAAGATTCCCGAAACCCCAATTTTGAGAGAGGCGAATGGGTTTTGGCCTACAGCGGTTGGCAGCTCTATTCAGTGTCGGATGGTTCTGATCTCACTAAGTTGGGTAAAAATCCAGAAAAGCCATCGTTTGCTCTAGGAATTTTGGGAATGCCTGGGTTTACAGCTTATATGGGGTTGTTAGACATTGGTAAACCAAAGCCAGGTGACACCCTGGTGGTAGCTGCAGCGACTGGTCCGGTTGGTGCAACTGTCGGACAGATAGGCAAGTTAAAAGGTTGTCGTGCGGTCGGCGTTGCCGGTGGGCCTGAAAAATGCCGCTATGCCAAAGAAACGCTTGGTTTTGACGAGTGTCTTGATCACAAAGATCCAGATTTTGCCGATATGCTTAAACAGGCTTGCCCTGATGGCATTGACATCTATTATGAGAATGTTGGCGGAAAAGTATTTGATGGGGTTTTACCATTGCTGAATGTCGGTGCAAGAATTCCAGTCTGCGGCCTTGTCTCAAGATATAATGCAACCAAGCTCCCGGATGGCCCTGATCGTTTATCACTTCTCATGGGGACAATTTTAGTCAAACGCATCAAAGTGCAGGGTTTTATCATCTTTGACGATTATGGTCATCGCTACGATGAATTCGCACGAGACATGACAGAAATGCTGGGAACCGGGAAAATACACTACCGGGAACAGATTGTTGAAGGCTTAGAGAGTGCTCCGCAAGCATTTATGGGCCTACTGGAAGGTAAAAATTTTGGCAAACTTGTGATCAAAGTAAATAACGAGCTGTAA
- a CDS encoding FAD-binding oxidoreductase, producing the protein MSSLSIETIDSFRENFQGKIITSADDEYDEARKVWNGMFDKHPAIIARCQTTSDVISAVSFARKNNLLTAVRGGGHNSAGNATCDDGIIIDLSLMRRVNVDRNKKTVRVDGGALLADVDRETQLYGLAISAGIVSHTGVGGLTLGGGFGWLSRKYGFSIDNLISAEVVTADGELLTVSENENVDLFWGIRGGGGNFGIATSFTFNCAPIGNEVFSGLIVKKFDDAKEYIRFHRDYVRNLPDEMTVWMVVRKAPPLPFLPEEVHGKLVVIVPFVWLGNQAEGEKRIKPIQDVCASHGEHFGMTPWAAWQTGFDALVTHGARNYWKSHHLKDLSDECIDQILSFAETLPSDECEAFIPHMEGAPSRIDAEATAFAHRSTPFVLNIHTRWRNESDDEACLAWGRGFHKATEPFSQGVYVNFLSEEGEERVKDAYTESVWKKLVQLKNKYDPTNMFRLNQNIKPSV; encoded by the coding sequence ATGTCATCTCTATCAATTGAAACGATCGATTCGTTTCGAGAAAACTTCCAGGGAAAGATCATAACCAGTGCCGATGATGAATATGATGAGGCACGGAAAGTATGGAACGGTATGTTTGACAAACATCCAGCGATAATCGCTCGCTGCCAAACAACCAGTGACGTCATTAGCGCGGTATCCTTCGCCAGGAAGAATAATCTGCTTACCGCGGTACGTGGGGGCGGACACAATTCTGCAGGGAACGCTACCTGTGATGACGGTATCATCATTGATCTTTCATTGATGCGCAGAGTAAATGTAGATAGAAACAAGAAAACGGTACGGGTCGATGGTGGTGCACTGCTCGCCGATGTAGACCGGGAAACGCAATTGTATGGTCTTGCTATCTCTGCCGGCATCGTTTCTCATACAGGGGTTGGCGGGTTAACCCTGGGAGGAGGCTTTGGCTGGCTAAGCAGAAAATACGGCTTCTCAATAGACAACCTGATCTCGGCCGAAGTTGTTACCGCGGACGGCGAATTGCTCACGGTCAGTGAAAATGAAAATGTAGACCTGTTCTGGGGAATCCGCGGTGGTGGCGGGAATTTTGGCATTGCAACTTCTTTCACATTTAATTGTGCACCTATTGGCAACGAAGTCTTTTCAGGACTAATCGTTAAAAAGTTCGATGACGCCAAGGAATATATCCGTTTCCATCGAGACTATGTTCGCAATTTGCCTGACGAAATGACCGTGTGGATGGTAGTTCGAAAAGCTCCTCCTTTACCTTTCCTTCCCGAAGAAGTCCACGGTAAGCTGGTTGTAATTGTACCTTTTGTCTGGTTGGGGAATCAAGCGGAAGGTGAAAAACGTATCAAACCCATACAGGATGTCTGCGCATCACATGGAGAGCATTTCGGCATGACACCATGGGCTGCGTGGCAGACTGGCTTTGATGCTCTGGTAACCCACGGAGCCAGGAACTATTGGAAATCGCATCATCTCAAGGACCTGTCGGATGAGTGTATTGACCAGATTCTGTCTTTCGCCGAAACCCTCCCAAGTGATGAATGTGAGGCCTTCATTCCGCATATGGAGGGGGCTCCAAGCCGTATTGACGCGGAAGCGACAGCGTTCGCACATCGTTCAACTCCCTTTGTACTGAACATTCATACACGTTGGCGAAATGAAAGCGACGATGAGGCATGCCTGGCGTGGGGAAGAGGATTTCACAAAGCAACAGAACCATTTTCACAAGGGGTCTACGTCAATTTCCTGAGTGAGGAAGGTGAAGAACGAGTA
- a CDS encoding hybrid sensor histidine kinase/response regulator, which yields MSSDGHYLKDELYNLIKTDSSIFEFLQKGSLDGIWYWDLEEPDNEWMSPQFWKTLGYDPQEKKHFASEWQELINQDDLNTAIANFQRHCDDPNHPYDQVVRYQHKNGSTIWVRCRGIAIRNESGKPVRMLGAHNELTQLKKAEEEVRENEKRYRSHFLHFPVPIFVWKHQDGKFVLSDYNEEAETITDGEAAKIIGITADQLYNDENSSHLIDTLLDCFHQKRTIRKEFKYRLKTTGEVKSINGTWIFVSPDTVMLHTEDITDRKRIEEGLGESKTFLENITDIAYLADDKGNVLWVNRAAERVTGLPPEAIIDKPFLPLFMERDHTSLMDVYKRTLKGESLESTLTFKSGVICHFSSLPKYNKKGEIVGTFGVARNISEWHAAERALQTSEARLKRAQTMAKVGNWEYDIVTGRVWASEEAFSIYGIERTSEFLPLDEVENYIVDAKRVKQALVDLLAQNKTYNIEFQVNPKNGKELIHVHSAAELIYDNDGNPVKVAGVIQDITEAKQAEEILHKSHEMLKRTEAMASIGSWEWDVQHDRASWSEELFRIFGLDPAEGAPSFADQSELYAKGDIQRLSDAVEICVKQGRSYEIEVRAVRTDGEIRHCISRGQPQYDENGKVFRIAGSFQDITKRKQTELALKESEERFKALHNASFGGIAIHEQGLILECNKGLSEITGYGYEELIGMDGLQLISDDTRDMVIQYIKTGYEKPYEAKGVRKNGEIYPLRLQARNIPFKGNNVRVVEFRDISENKRTEKEREELEGKLRQAQKMEAVGRLAGGVAHDFNNMLSVIIGHADMAMEDMDSSEPVYDRLKEIKKAGERSSDLTRQLLGFARKQTVSPKVLDLNKTVKSMTSMLHRLIGEDIDLAWLPGDNVWPVKVDPSQIDQILANLCVNARDAIADVGKVTIETGNTSFDETYCSDHPGFNPGEYVLLAVSDGGCGMDSETLDNIFEPFFTTKESGRGTGLGLATVYGVVKQNEGFIRVYSEPGEGTTFNIYLPRYRSKTEALPDKVKDLPTELGYETILLVEDEIAILRMTAQMLQRQGYKVITARTPGEAICLSLEHAGDIHLLVTDVVMPEMNGRDLAKNILSIYPNLNRLFMSGYTANVIAHHGILDEGINFIQKPFSREQLGRKVREVLDKGKG from the coding sequence ATGAGTTCCGATGGTCATTATTTAAAAGATGAACTCTACAATTTGATTAAGACTGATTCTTCTATTTTCGAATTCTTGCAAAAAGGATCGTTGGATGGCATTTGGTATTGGGATCTGGAGGAGCCTGATAACGAATGGATGAGCCCTCAATTCTGGAAGACATTGGGGTATGATCCGCAGGAAAAAAAGCATTTTGCATCTGAATGGCAAGAATTAATCAATCAAGACGATTTAAATACTGCTATAGCAAACTTTCAGAGGCATTGTGATGATCCCAACCACCCTTATGATCAGGTTGTTCGATATCAACACAAGAACGGGTCAACCATATGGGTTCGCTGCCGAGGAATAGCCATTAGGAATGAGAGTGGCAAGCCTGTCCGCATGCTTGGAGCTCACAATGAACTGACACAATTAAAAAAGGCCGAAGAGGAAGTGCGGGAGAACGAGAAACGCTATCGATCTCATTTTCTGCATTTTCCAGTGCCAATTTTTGTCTGGAAACATCAGGATGGGAAATTTGTCCTTTCCGACTACAACGAAGAAGCTGAAACCATCACAGATGGTGAAGCAGCTAAAATCATAGGTATTACTGCTGACCAGCTTTACAATGATGAAAACTCATCACACCTCATTGACACGCTTCTGGACTGCTTCCATCAAAAGCGAACAATCCGTAAAGAATTCAAGTACAGGTTGAAGACAACTGGAGAGGTAAAATCGATCAATGGTACCTGGATTTTCGTTAGTCCTGATACAGTTATGCTGCATACGGAGGATATCACCGATCGCAAGCGGATTGAAGAAGGGCTGGGGGAGTCTAAGACATTTCTGGAGAACATTACTGATATCGCTTATTTGGCGGACGATAAAGGGAATGTTCTCTGGGTAAATCGGGCAGCCGAGCGGGTAACTGGACTTCCTCCAGAAGCAATAATAGATAAACCATTCCTTCCTCTTTTTATGGAAAGGGATCACACCTCCCTGATGGATGTATACAAAAGAACATTGAAGGGAGAATCACTCGAAAGCACACTGACGTTTAAATCTGGTGTCATTTGTCATTTTAGCAGTTTGCCTAAGTACAATAAGAAAGGAGAAATCGTCGGAACTTTCGGTGTGGCAAGGAATATCTCCGAATGGCACGCTGCCGAACGTGCACTCCAAACAAGCGAAGCCCGTCTGAAAAGAGCACAAACAATGGCTAAAGTCGGCAACTGGGAATATGACATTGTCACAGGAAGAGTCTGGGCATCGGAAGAGGCATTCAGCATTTATGGCATTGAGCGAACATCTGAATTTCTTCCTCTCGATGAAGTTGAAAATTATATCGTTGATGCAAAGAGAGTTAAACAGGCCCTTGTGGACTTGCTAGCCCAAAACAAGACCTATAACATTGAATTTCAAGTCAACCCGAAAAATGGAAAAGAATTGATACATGTTCATTCAGCAGCCGAACTAATTTATGATAATGACGGTAATCCTGTGAAGGTGGCTGGTGTAATCCAGGACATCACGGAAGCCAAGCAAGCTGAGGAAATTTTGCATAAAAGCCATGAGATGCTTAAACGCACCGAGGCCATGGCCAGTATCGGCAGTTGGGAATGGGATGTTCAGCATGACCGGGCGTCCTGGTCAGAAGAGTTGTTTCGTATATTCGGATTGGATCCCGCAGAGGGTGCCCCCTCCTTTGCGGATCAATCAGAGCTCTATGCTAAAGGAGACATACAACGTTTAAGTGATGCTGTTGAGATTTGCGTTAAGCAAGGGAGGTCATATGAAATTGAGGTACGAGCCGTTCGAACTGATGGTGAAATAAGGCATTGCATTTCCAGGGGACAACCACAATATGATGAAAATGGAAAGGTCTTCCGGATCGCCGGATCTTTCCAGGATATCACGAAACGCAAGCAAACTGAGTTAGCCCTCAAAGAGAGTGAGGAGCGTTTCAAGGCACTTCATAATGCTTCTTTTGGAGGCATTGCCATCCATGAACAAGGCCTCATCCTGGAGTGTAATAAGGGTTTGTCTGAAATTACAGGCTATGGGTACGAAGAATTGATCGGTATGGATGGTTTACAACTCATTTCTGACGATACCCGTGATATGGTGATCCAGTACATCAAGACCGGCTATGAAAAGCCGTATGAAGCTAAAGGTGTTCGCAAAAATGGTGAGATCTATCCTCTTCGACTTCAGGCCAGGAATATTCCCTTCAAAGGCAATAATGTCAGAGTCGTCGAGTTCAGGGACATCAGCGAGAACAAGCGCACAGAGAAAGAAAGAGAAGAACTCGAGGGAAAGCTGAGACAAGCCCAGAAGATGGAGGCTGTTGGCCGTCTGGCTGGAGGCGTGGCCCACGATTTTAATAACATGCTTAGCGTAATTATCGGCCATGCTGATATGGCCATGGAGGATATGGACTCCTCCGAACCAGTGTACGACAGATTGAAGGAGATTAAGAAAGCTGGTGAACGTTCTTCAGACTTGACTCGACAACTTCTGGGGTTTGCACGTAAACAGACCGTCTCCCCCAAAGTGCTCGACCTCAATAAGACTGTAAAGAGTATGACCAGTATGCTGCATCGCCTCATAGGAGAAGATATTGATCTGGCCTGGTTGCCCGGCGATAACGTCTGGCCGGTAAAAGTTGATCCCAGTCAGATCGACCAGATCCTGGCCAACCTCTGTGTCAATGCCCGGGATGCCATTGCGGATGTGGGCAAAGTCACCATCGAAACCGGCAATACCTCGTTCGACGAGACCTACTGTAGCGATCATCCTGGATTCAATCCTGGTGAATACGTACTTCTGGCCGTTAGTGACGGCGGCTGCGGAATGGACTCCGAGACATTGGACAATATCTTCGAACCGTTTTTCACAACCAAGGAATCTGGGAGGGGCACAGGTCTGGGGTTGGCCACGGTATATGGCGTGGTCAAGCAAAACGAAGGTTTTATTCGAGTTTATAGTGAGCCGGGCGAGGGGACGACCTTTAATATCTATCTCCCACGATATCGGTCCAAAACAGAAGCTCTCCCGGATAAGGTTAAGGACCTCCCTACCGAATTAGGTTACGAAACGATCTTACTGGTTGAAGACGAAATTGCAATTTTAAGGATGACGGCACAGATGCTTCAAAGACAGGGGTATAAGGTTATTACGGCTAGGACACCGGGAGAGGCTATTTGCCTGTCACTTGAGCATGCTGGCGACATCCATCTTCTTGTGACTGATGTAGTTATGCCTGAAATGAACGGTCGGGATCTGGCCAAAAACATCCTCTCTATTTACCCAAATCTGAACCGTCTATTCATGTCTGGGTATACTGCGAATGTCATTGCCCACCACGGCATTCTGGATGAAGGTATAAACTTTATTCAAAAACCATTTTCGAGGGAACAGCTTGGGAGAAAGGTACGAGAGGTGCTGGATAAGGGTAAAGGTTAG
- a CDS encoding oxidoreductase: MTGLFETTELNGMKLKNRFVRSATYEAMAGLDGTVQDQLCGYMEQLSRGEVGLIITGHAHVTREGQAGPGQMGIYSDAMVDGLRRITSIVHENGGVIAVQLAHAGKNGIGTNDYAALGPSDVLEAGVKKASAMTVDDIKRTVIAFGDAAERAVKSGFDGIQIHAAHGYLLSQFLSPHYNKRSDSYGGNLENRARLLLQVYNEIRQRVGTSYPVMVKINSEDFIENGITVKETIKVAHMLEDCGVDAIEMSGGTFESGMLIPSRVGTSKSEGREVYYREAAETFKKEIGIPLILVGGFLSFNVVQDVVASGLADYVALSRPLIREPNLISRWAGGDRTKAACISCNKCFSTLSTKEALHCAVEKKSKE, from the coding sequence ATGACAGGACTCTTTGAAACAACAGAACTCAACGGAATGAAGTTAAAAAACCGTTTTGTAAGATCTGCAACCTATGAAGCAATGGCGGGACTGGACGGAACGGTGCAAGATCAGCTATGTGGCTATATGGAGCAACTCAGCCGTGGTGAGGTCGGCCTTATCATTACTGGTCACGCTCACGTTACAAGGGAAGGACAAGCAGGTCCAGGGCAGATGGGCATCTATTCTGATGCAATGGTTGACGGCCTAAGACGGATTACGTCGATCGTTCACGAAAATGGCGGAGTTATTGCCGTGCAGCTTGCCCATGCCGGAAAAAATGGCATAGGAACAAATGATTATGCAGCTCTTGGACCTTCAGATGTACTTGAAGCTGGTGTTAAAAAAGCTTCCGCAATGACAGTTGACGACATCAAAAGAACGGTAATCGCTTTTGGTGATGCAGCTGAAAGAGCTGTAAAATCAGGATTTGACGGGATTCAGATCCATGCAGCGCACGGCTATTTACTAAGTCAGTTTCTGTCTCCACATTATAATAAAAGAAGTGACAGTTACGGTGGAAATCTTGAGAATCGGGCAAGACTTCTTCTCCAAGTGTACAATGAAATCAGGCAACGGGTTGGCACGTCATACCCGGTAATGGTCAAAATCAATTCGGAGGATTTTATTGAAAACGGAATTACCGTTAAAGAAACCATCAAGGTGGCCCATATGCTTGAAGATTGTGGGGTGGACGCCATCGAAATGAGTGGTGGGACCTTTGAATCTGGGATGCTCATTCCATCCAGGGTCGGCACCTCAAAGTCAGAAGGACGGGAAGTTTATTACAGAGAGGCTGCCGAAACCTTCAAAAAAGAGATAGGTATTCCTCTTATTCTTGTTGGAGGATTTCTGTCATTTAACGTTGTGCAAGATGTCGTGGCTTCAGGGCTTGCCGACTACGTTGCCCTTTCACGTCCTCTCATAAGGGAGCCAAACCTTATCAGCAGATGGGCAGGCGGAGACAGGACAAAGGCGGCATGTATTTCTTGCAATAAATGTTTCTCAACTTTATCCACGAAAGAAGCTTTACACTGTGCCGTTGAAAAAAAGAGTAAGGAGTAA